A single uncultured Acetobacterium sp. DNA region contains:
- a CDS encoding 2Fe-2S ferredoxin, with protein sequence MVTPKHHILICTSCRINGTQKGYCFQQDSVKVLQTFLEEIDDRDLSGEIIVNNTGCFGICEKGPIVVVYPEGVWYGNVTVDDVERIMDEHIEGGKVVEDLVI encoded by the coding sequence ATGGTAACACCTAAACATCATATTTTAATTTGCACCAGTTGTCGGATTAACGGTACCCAAAAAGGCTATTGTTTCCAGCAGGATTCAGTGAAGGTATTGCAGACTTTTCTTGAAGAAATTGACGATCGTGACTTGTCTGGCGAAATCATCGTTAACAATACCGGCTGCTTCGGTATTTGTGAAAAAGGTCCCATCGTGGTTGTTTACCCCGAAGGCGTATGGTATGGCAATGTGACCGTCGACGATGTGGAACGGATCATGGATGAACACATCGAAGGTGGCAAGGTCGTCGAAGACCTGGTTATTTAG